The DNA window acgtaggactagcacagataTCAACCAATCCAAAGTACATACCATCAATATGTAACTACACATATTTAGCCAAAATGTCAAAGCATTAACCGAAGTAGAGTAATCATACATATTCAACATAACCAAAGTCATACGATAGTCAAGTCCAATTGAGTTTccacttttaaaacataatcTGGAAAAccatttcaataacttagttaaaatcataaaaccaagtttaaaccaaagtggtgagctaaccgagttatcacaactgccaagcctatactcacgaattgggcgacccaagtctaacccgaaccaaacatccaaccaaagtaaaacaattcgtttaaagtccggaatcatttaaatataccaaagtttcaatttagagaaataagggaattcaaattaaacattaaaacccaAGTATAGCATCATGATTATAATTCGATAAAAGTTCGcaaaggacaaacacaaccaaataagaaaaacaccaatatacaacagccctatcatgcttaataatcacattttatataacacatgtcatagcaaaacatttgcaatcaattaatatatttttcacgacatcaagccaattaagaattcatggcacttagcccaaaactagaccaaacatgaatcgccaaaacaaaacaccttagatcagttcatatacatgccataatcaataatatgaaagtaattcggatcttaagtcattacaaagcatcgaatctgaaatcaaagcattttagtgtaaaactagctagtttgcaaactaagccaacacgtaccaaaacatttataattcaaactcccaaactcatttagatcagtagtatatcatacataatttcaaaataccaAACCAACTCAGATCTAAACTCATGCCGACATCCCTTAAACAATCGATAACGCATTTTCGCTAGAATttgcctaaacatgctaaacaaaccaaatcatgcattcgacaacccaaatcatatagccactgatcctaaatcatataaacatcatatatatcatcttaGAACAGTAGGTACATCATCGCAAAACATTTATGCAATTACAACTCTTAAAGAACCCAAATTCAGCATTTTACGCAATTTCAGCTAAAACAATCGAGAGCATGCCAAAGTGTTGATACAACCAACAAGATCAGTTCATAAACATCAAATCCATCaaacatatcatacatatcagtaacctaagcatagaatctcaatttcatagattcaaaccagtaaatcgattaaaatacaacaattgctagaaaaatcctaacattgatgaatcatgccaaacgctTTTCAAAACATGTAACATCAGTTTATATATGTACAAACCATCAGTTTATCCATACAAACTCAGTAGCATAAGCATGGCATGACAATAGCAACAATTCACTTCattaaaatcctatattatgcatttctaggcaaaatcGCATAGCAATGAATTCATGAATCAAATGGATATGAAAACAATACCTAAGGATGATGAACAATAAGATAAATaatgtattaacccaaggttcaagGGGCTGGaccgaatttaatttaatccacAAGCctccaacgaagaacacaacgtagaaatcgcgtagatcttgcgagtaggatgtaaaatcatattcttagcggaatgaatcgcatccggacttgttagaaagaagaaatcaagtTCTTTGAGTGAAGAAATTCGTTTTTAGGGTTTGGAGATTAATGGGGGCTAGGGTTTGCAacttaaggggtctatttatagactccCGTGGGCTTTATTTGGGCTGCAATTAAAGCCCACAGTTTAAAAGGTAGTTTTAGAGTTAGAAACCTCCAAATAACAATCCAACCGACcagattttagtaaatcctcttaggaacaaaatatccaaagatgagcccgatccgaccgttcaattgtgagatatcaacgttttactaacaCATGGCAGTTTTGGAAAACATGGGAAAACAACTTCAATAAATACCCGAAAATGAATCGAATCAATATCTAATACCCACACGATATATGTGtaacatacaagatacaaaacaaGGCTCAATCAAGGTGTCTCAATGCAAGAACCAATCCGAAATCAAGTAAAAACATAAcgagaaaaatacggggtattacaggttTCTCTCTTGTTTCTTGCATTATCAACTTGATAATGGATTAAACACTTCTTTCTGTTACTAATCCATCTGTTGGTAATGGATTCAACATTTTATTTGTTCTATTGGGTTCTAGTTTTTCTTATATGTTCTAATAAACCACGTTTTTCTTTTGCATGTTAAATTTCTGGTTCTAAGAGTTTGAATCGATAAATTTTATGaagaaatatttgaaattaaaggTAATTTCGGTCGACTGAAATGTTTTTTAGTTATTTCTTGTTTATATTTCCTTTCATGTACTCGATCTAACATTTTTTCTGTCTTTTGATGTTTTTGGTTGCAGATCTGGTATTTCTTAACAAAAAGACTCGATTTATTTGAGGTATAGCAGAGTCTATCTGCTTtggttctttttgtttgttgatTCTGGATTTATTTTGGGTATTTGAACATATTTGCTCTGTTTGCTTATACaatttgttcttgttttttttttttgcctttcATGAACAATAACTCGAAGGTTATTTGAAAATACTTCGGTAGAAGCTTTGTTTGATCATTTAAGAGGTAATATATCTCTTGTTTCATTGTTTGTGTGATTTTGGAAGTTTAGTTTCAATTTGTTATTCATATTGTTCTTGGTACTTGTTGCATGTCTGATGATTTTGAAGGTTATTTAGAAATTACTTCGGTGGAAGCTTTATTTTGATCATTTAAAAGGTAATATAGTGTTGTTTCATTGTTTTTGTGGTTCTGTAAAGTTCATTGCCATTTTGTTATTCAAACTGTTGTTTACAGATGATAAGTCTTTGAGCATGGAATTTCAGCATTATTTCATGGAATTCCATTGGAATTCCTGCATTATTTCATGGAATTCCATTGGAATTCCAGTTGCAGTTGAGTTGCATTTGATGGAATTACATCAAATTTAGAATTCCAGCTTGACTAATAATAGAATTCCAATGGAATTTCATGCTCAAAGACTTATCATCTGTAATATTGTTGGTGGTGCTTGTTTCATGTCTGATAAACTTGTTATGAATTTCATTTTGTAGATGGAGTCTGTAATTTATATAGCTACCCAACTTGAGCCTGGAATTGGCCAAGAAACAGTTGGTGTGGAAGCTAGCCCTAGCCCTATTCCTGTAGTTGATGATACGCCTGCTGACCCTACTGTTGCTGGACAAACTGCACATGTGGAAgccaattcaaaaaaaaaagagtatgtGCAAAGGTCAGTAGTGTGGGATCATTTTGAATCGATCAAAGATGGCAAAGGTGTTATTATGCAAGGAAAATGCAAATATTGTGCTCGTATATATAACTGCAATGCTAAAAAGAATGGGACTTCCACTCTCAGGACTCACATGATGAAATGCACTAAACACCCTCACTCTATGGAAACCAGACAAGCTCTTCTTTCTTTCCAACCTGTGTCAAATGTTGGTCTTGCTGGTGGTTCTGAAATGTTTAGTC is part of the Mercurialis annua linkage group LG3, ddMerAnnu1.2, whole genome shotgun sequence genome and encodes:
- the LOC126672270 gene encoding uncharacterized protein LOC126672270 encodes the protein MKKYLKLKIWYFLTKRLDLFEFQFVIHIVLGTCCMSDDFEDDKSLSMEFQHYFMEFHWNSCIISWNSIGIPVAMESVIYIATQLEPGIGQETVGVEASPSPIPVVDDTPADPTVAGQTAHVEANSKKKEYVQRSVVWDHFESIKDGKGVIMQGKCKYCARIYNCNAKKNGTSTLRTHMMKCTKHPHSMETRQALLSFQPVSNVGLAGGSEMFSLTAWKFD